In Eulemur rufifrons isolate Redbay chromosome 29, OSU_ERuf_1, whole genome shotgun sequence, one DNA window encodes the following:
- the CCDC71L gene encoding coiled-coil domain-containing protein 71L — MRRSVKRRRRRPPAAPVADARGGGFRAGGEAGLEAREEKVVYSRSQLSLADSTKALGDAFKLFMPRSTEFMSSDAELWSFLCSLKHQFSPHILRSKDVYGYSSCRALVPDPPALPSARGQTRRPAPRAAARRRRRGVRAAAARRRKLPPPPPPPPPSAPEENCSVKPVAPGPCFGGRTLEEIWRAATPTLTTFPTIRVGSDVWGERSLAAARRKARQVLRVNLEPMVRLRRFPVPRA, encoded by the coding sequence ATGCGGCGCAGCGTGAAGAGGCGGAGGCGCcggcccccggccgccccggTTGCGGACGCCCGGGGCGGCGGCTTtagggcaggaggagaggccgGGCTGGAGGCGCGAGAGGAGAAGGTGGTGTACTCGCGCTCGCAATTGTCGCTGGCCGACAGCACCAAGGCGCTGGGCGACGCCTTCAAGCTGTTCATGCCCCGCAGCACGGAGTTCATGAGCTCGGACGCGGAGCTCTGGAGCTTCCTCTGCAGCCTCAAGCACCAGTTCTCCCCGCACATCCTGCGCAGCAAGGACGTCTATGGCTACTCCTCCTGCCGGGCCCTGGTGCCCGACCCCCCGGCGCTCCCCTCCGCCCGCGGCCAGACGCGCCGGCCGGCCCCGCGCGCCGCGGCCAGGAGGAGGCGCCGCGGAGTCCGGGCGGCAGCCGCCCGCAGGAGGAAGCtcccgccaccgccgccgccgccgccgccgtcggCTCCCGAGGAGAACTGCTCGGTCAAGCCCGTGGCCCCAGGGCCCTGCTTCGGGGGCCGCACTCTGGAGGAGATTTGGAGAGCGGCCACCCCGACGCTGACCACCTTCCCCACTATCCGCGTCGGCAGCGACGTGTGGGGCGAGCGCagcctggcggcggcccggcgcaAAGCGCGCCAAGTCCTGCGAGTGAACCTGGAACCCATGGTGAGGCTCCGCCGCTTCCCTGTGCCCCGGGCGTGA